Proteins from a genomic interval of Nasonia vitripennis strain AsymCx chromosome 3, Nvit_psr_1.1, whole genome shotgun sequence:
- the LOC100117520 gene encoding EF-hand calcium-binding domain-containing protein 1 isoform X1 has product MPKEMPMDMLNNSTREVVFRRKNKELFKKLAQESRFDEREVEALGLIHRKIEKVRGPLNRTVFRDIFHSGLDYTENIRHLLVDRVFSQFDKRNALQISPEQWITSLSTVLRDPVQVQTEFAYKIYDLMKTNKLTKEQIFPMLRGCFIKVQPEEDPDETVKDMIELLVKAIDIDRDGDVSEEEFRKAVLEKNSLFLECMGPVFPSREAKHAFLTTFTNRVARF; this is encoded by the exons ATGCCTAAAGAAATGCCCATGGATATGTTGAACAATTCGACGCGGGAGGTTGTTTTTAGAAGAAAGAACAAGGAATTGTTCAAAAAACTTGCGCAAGAATCGCGATTTGATGAGAGAGAAGTCGAAG CTCTCGGCTTGATACAtcgtaaaattgaaaaagtgcGGGGGCCGCTGAATCGAACAGTGTTTCGTGATATTTTTCACTCGGGACTAGACTACACGGAAAACATACGTCATCTCCTGGTAGACCGCGTATTCTCGCAGTTCGATAAACGTAACGCATTGCAA ATTTCACCAGAACAGTGGATAACGAGTTTGTCGACCGTTTTACGAGATCCCGTGCAAGTTCAAACAGAATTTGCTTACAAA ATTTACGATCTCATGAAAACCAACAAATTGACCAAGGAGCAAATATTTCCAATGCTACGCGGCTGCTTTATAAAAGTACAGCCCGAGGAAGATCCCGACGAGACCGTCAAG GACATGATAGAATTGCTGGTGAAGGCAATCGACATCGACAGGGACGGCGACGTTTCGGAGGAGGAATTCCGAAAAGCGGTGTTGGAGAAGAATTCGCTCTTCCTGGAGTGCATGGGCCCGGTCTTTCCCTCCAGAGAGGCAAAGCACGCTTTTCTCACGACGTTCACGAACCGCGTCGCCCGCTTCTAG